One window of Falsibacillus pallidus genomic DNA carries:
- a CDS encoding cold-shock protein produces MAFGRKPEEEIITAETKIWECTSDSCKGWIRDNFKSNEDPVCPLCGSPMESTTKVLQVVDNNSPIKD; encoded by the coding sequence ATGGCATTTGGAAGAAAACCTGAAGAAGAAATTATTACAGCGGAAACCAAGATTTGGGAATGTACATCTGATTCCTGTAAGGGATGGATCCGCGACAATTTTAAGAGCAACGAGGATCCTGTTTGCCCACTTTGCGGCAGCCCGATGGAGTCAACTACGAAAGTCCTCCAAGTCGTTGATAATAACAGCCCGATTAAAGATTGA
- a CDS encoding TetR/AcrR family transcriptional regulator produces the protein MPPIVSEEYKTKMKKKIMETAFVCFAEKGFQNATMDDIVKNSGMSKGAIYNYFKSKDEIYIELMEQKTKESIDKINENLSKFDLAEEKMRYLLNIYSHQIERNPDWQNLIRVHIEFWLQSSRDENLKSMLDDRMKNIYQKLIIDILELGKKNGEFPGNLDSKMISTLFWSIIDGISIYYGVMKDDYPYKQMVEKAGEMIMKELVKKN, from the coding sequence ATGCCGCCTATTGTATCAGAAGAATACAAAACAAAAATGAAAAAGAAAATCATGGAAACAGCGTTTGTCTGCTTTGCTGAAAAGGGATTTCAAAATGCGACGATGGATGACATTGTTAAAAATTCAGGAATGAGCAAAGGTGCCATCTATAATTATTTTAAAAGCAAGGATGAAATCTATATCGAATTAATGGAACAAAAGACTAAGGAAAGCATTGATAAAATTAATGAAAACCTGTCAAAGTTTGATTTGGCAGAAGAAAAAATGAGATATCTATTGAATATTTACAGCCATCAGATTGAACGTAATCCAGATTGGCAAAACCTGATCAGGGTACACATTGAATTTTGGCTTCAATCCTCAAGGGATGAGAATCTGAAATCGATGCTTGATGACAGAATGAAAAATATCTATCAAAAATTGATAATCGATATTCTCGAGTTAGGGAAAAAGAATGGGGAGTTCCCTGGAAATTTAGATTCCAAAATGATTTCAACTCTTTTTTGGTCGATCATCGATGGAATTTCCATTTATTACGGCGTAATGAAGGATGATTACCCATATAAGCAAATGGTTGAAAAAGCAGGCGAAATGATCATGAAGGAATTAGTGAAAAAAAATTAA
- a CDS encoding GNAT family N-acetyltransferase, with protein sequence MKFLDGDRIYLKHIDESDYQIIYRVVQDPEIRRLTGTQSFLTYEKIAEAYEGFKKQNNRIDLMIVLKENDEVIGDLALLDVDSRNRNGSVRIAIHEEKFRSNGYGTEALDIILKYAFDQMNLHRISLNVYSFNKRAKKSYEKLGFEQEGILREELFYDGIYHDNILMGLLKEEYKRKK encoded by the coding sequence ATGAAGTTTTTAGATGGTGATAGAATCTATTTAAAACACATTGACGAAAGTGATTATCAAATTATTTATAGAGTGGTTCAGGATCCTGAAATCAGAAGGTTGACAGGAACCCAGTCATTTCTGACATATGAAAAAATAGCTGAAGCATATGAAGGTTTTAAGAAGCAGAATAATAGAATCGATTTGATGATTGTACTCAAAGAAAATGATGAAGTGATTGGGGATCTTGCCCTATTAGATGTTGATTCCAGGAATCGGAATGGAAGTGTAAGAATCGCCATCCATGAAGAAAAATTCAGGAGCAATGGGTATGGTACTGAGGCCCTGGATATAATTTTGAAGTATGCTTTTGATCAAATGAATCTGCACAGAATTTCCCTAAATGTTTATAGTTTTAATAAAAGAGCAAAAAAATCCTATGAGAAATTGGGTTTTGAACAAGAAGGGATTCTTAGAGAGGAACTCTTTTATGATGGCATCTACCACGACAATATATTAATGGGTTTACTGAAAGAAGAGTATAAGCGAAAAAAATAG
- a CDS encoding GNAT family N-acetyltransferase, producing MEIKRLSKCTLDEAVMAWNKGFEGYFFDATTDIDKFTKRLIGEGMLPSMSIIGFVNDSPSAIVLSGKRDVQGTSISWNGGTGVALQERGKGLGEKMIEHSLNIYEEEGVDAATLEAILENEKAINLYKKMGYQIVDHIRHYALKGNWKLSHSKENKGIIIKKADWPTVKRSGLYLTGAPWQAHWEHIQDAEIMVCLDHEESILAYAIYKKMEDENGQIQRIGLFQANSHANEAGKAALKELLHVLYQAEHDSISRMAAYIQDSQSDVVDLLKEIGFETTVSQVMMAKSLTDKGKEYIDRVYSQINKQTSHS from the coding sequence ATGGAAATTAAAAGACTGTCAAAGTGTACTCTCGATGAAGCGGTAATGGCTTGGAATAAGGGGTTTGAGGGATATTTTTTTGATGCAACAACAGATATTGACAAATTCACTAAGAGATTAATAGGGGAGGGTATGCTTCCTTCCATGTCAATTATTGGCTTCGTAAATGATTCTCCATCAGCAATCGTTTTAAGCGGGAAAAGGGATGTTCAAGGAACCTCTATTTCCTGGAACGGCGGCACAGGCGTCGCACTTCAGGAGAGGGGCAAAGGCTTGGGTGAAAAAATGATTGAGCATTCCCTTAATATTTATGAAGAAGAAGGTGTGGATGCAGCCACATTAGAAGCAATACTTGAAAATGAAAAAGCTATAAATCTATATAAAAAAATGGGCTATCAAATTGTCGATCATATAAGGCATTACGCGTTAAAGGGTAATTGGAAGTTAAGCCATTCCAAAGAAAATAAGGGGATTATTATAAAAAAAGCGGATTGGCCTACTGTCAAGAGATCAGGATTGTATTTAACGGGCGCCCCATGGCAGGCACATTGGGAACATATCCAAGATGCTGAAATCATGGTTTGCTTAGACCATGAAGAATCAATCCTAGCCTATGCTATCTATAAAAAAATGGAAGATGAAAATGGCCAGATTCAAAGAATAGGATTGTTCCAGGCGAATTCCCATGCAAATGAAGCGGGAAAAGCGGCATTAAAAGAATTACTCCATGTACTTTACCAGGCAGAACATGATTCAATATCAAGAATGGCCGCTTATATCCAGGATTCACAATCAGATGTTGTCGATCTATTAAAAGAAATCGGATTCGAAACAACGGTCTCGCAAGTCATGATGGCAAAATCATTGACTGACAAAGGCAAGGAATATATTGACCGAGTATATTCTCAAATCAACAAGCAAACATCACATTCATAA
- a CDS encoding glycerol-3-phosphate acyltransferase: protein MNYIIGFILSYLFGSISGAYLVVKALTEKDVRLIGSSNAGATNAGRAAGKTGFLLTLLIDALKVWTALFIVVKMMGYNEILLLISCFGLMLGHLFPIYLRFKGGKGVVVYLVSALYLSPFSILVFAAVMIVCYGILRKYTISGFISMASIPLSTMIITGSWMITLNVLLLFFFVLVSNNKTNRLKSD from the coding sequence ATGAATTATATTATAGGTTTTATTTTATCTTATTTGTTCGGGAGCATCTCAGGAGCTTATCTTGTAGTGAAAGCATTGACTGAAAAAGACGTGAGATTGATTGGAAGCAGCAATGCCGGTGCAACCAATGCCGGAAGGGCAGCTGGGAAGACTGGATTTTTACTGACACTTCTTATAGATGCCCTAAAGGTATGGACAGCTCTTTTTATTGTCGTCAAAATGATGGGGTACAATGAAATTCTCTTATTAATCAGCTGCTTTGGATTAATGCTCGGACATCTCTTCCCAATCTACTTACGGTTTAAGGGGGGAAAAGGGGTAGTAGTGTACCTGGTATCTGCCTTATATCTTTCTCCTTTTTCAATTCTCGTATTTGCTGCTGTAATGATTGTTTGCTATGGCATCCTTAGAAAATATACAATCTCTGGGTTTATCTCCATGGCTTCAATTCCGTTATCAACAATGATTATAACCGGTTCCTGGATGATTACGCTCAATGTGTTGTTGTTATTTTTCTTTGTGCTGGTATCGAATAATAAAACGAACCGTCTAAAATCGGATTGA
- a CDS encoding ABC-F family ATP-binding cassette domain-containing protein has protein sequence MITVSNVGLRFADRKLFEDVNIKFTPGNCYGLIGANGAGKSTFLKILSGELEPQSGSVFMTPGERLAVLKQNHFEYEEYEVLKVVIMGHTRLYEVMQEKDAIYMKEDFSDEDGMKAAELEGEFAELNGWEAESEAAILLKGLGIGEDIHYKKMSELNGSDKVKVLLAQALFGKPDVLLLDEPTNHLDIKAIQWLEEFLINFENTVIVVSHDRHFLNKVCTHIADLDFGKIQIYVGNYDFWYESSQLAQRMAQDTNKKKEEKIKELQNFIARFSANASKSKQATSRKKLLDKISLDDIRPSSRKYPYVGFSPEREIGNDLLRVENLSKTIDGEKVLDNVSFIMNKDDKIALIGKNEAAKTALFKILAGEMEPDSGTFKWGVTTSQAYFPKDNSEFFENSDMNLVDWLRQFSPNDQSESFLRGFLGRMLFSGEEVNKKASVLSGGEKVRCMLSKMMLSGSNVLLLDEPTNHLDLESITALNNGLIAFKGSMIFSSHDHQFIETIANRIMELTPDGLIDKQMTYDEYLETVKA, from the coding sequence ATGATTACCGTAAGTAACGTAGGTTTGCGGTTTGCAGACCGCAAACTTTTTGAAGATGTCAATATAAAATTTACACCCGGCAATTGCTATGGACTGATTGGCGCAAACGGTGCAGGGAAATCTACTTTTCTTAAAATTCTCTCAGGTGAACTCGAGCCGCAAAGCGGATCTGTTTTCATGACGCCTGGTGAACGTTTGGCCGTTTTGAAACAGAACCATTTCGAATATGAAGAATATGAAGTTCTGAAAGTGGTCATCATGGGCCATACACGTTTATATGAAGTAATGCAGGAAAAAGACGCCATTTACATGAAAGAAGACTTCAGTGATGAAGATGGTATGAAAGCGGCTGAGCTTGAAGGTGAATTTGCTGAGCTGAACGGTTGGGAAGCTGAATCTGAAGCGGCAATCCTTTTAAAAGGACTTGGCATTGGCGAAGATATTCATTATAAAAAAATGTCTGAGTTGAATGGTTCAGATAAAGTTAAAGTATTGCTGGCGCAAGCATTATTCGGTAAGCCAGATGTACTTTTATTGGATGAGCCTACCAACCACTTGGATATTAAAGCAATCCAATGGCTGGAAGAATTCCTGATCAATTTTGAAAATACAGTCATAGTCGTTTCCCATGACCGCCATTTCTTAAATAAAGTGTGTACACATATTGCCGACCTGGACTTTGGAAAAATTCAAATTTATGTCGGAAACTATGATTTCTGGTATGAGTCCAGCCAATTGGCACAAAGAATGGCTCAGGATACGAATAAGAAAAAAGAAGAAAAAATTAAAGAGCTTCAAAATTTCATCGCCCGATTCAGTGCAAACGCATCGAAGTCCAAACAGGCAACTTCGAGGAAGAAGCTTCTCGATAAGATTTCCCTTGACGATATCAGGCCATCTTCCCGTAAATATCCTTATGTAGGGTTTTCTCCGGAACGTGAAATCGGAAACGATTTGCTTCGTGTAGAGAATCTATCCAAGACCATCGATGGAGAAAAAGTGCTTGATAATGTCAGCTTCATCATGAACAAAGATGATAAAATTGCCCTTATCGGCAAGAATGAAGCTGCTAAGACAGCATTGTTCAAAATTTTGGCAGGAGAAATGGAGCCTGACAGCGGCACATTTAAATGGGGTGTCACTACTTCCCAGGCTTATTTCCCAAAAGACAACTCCGAGTTCTTTGAAAACAGCGATATGAACTTGGTTGATTGGCTTCGACAGTTCTCTCCTAACGACCAAAGCGAATCATTCCTTCGAGGATTCCTGGGCCGTATGTTGTTCTCAGGGGAAGAAGTTAATAAAAAAGCAAGTGTACTATCCGGTGGAGAAAAAGTACGCTGCATGCTATCCAAGATGATGTTGAGCGGATCTAATGTCCTTCTTTTGGATGAGCCAACCAACCACTTGGATTTGGAATCCATTACAGCATTGAATAATGGGCTGATTGCATTTAAAGGCTCTATGATTTTCTCATCCCATGACCATCAATTCATCGAAACAATTGCTAACAGAATCATGGAACTCACTCCAGACGGATTGATTGATAAACAAATGACATATGATGAGTATCTTGAAACTGTTAAAGCTTAA
- a CDS encoding Hsp20/alpha crystallin family protein: protein MDSNKFKQWMDFAQQMYGQDFWNNVMNSSQAGEFMNDIHRKGPFQSQEKKPEFPLVDIIQTSTHIILLIDLPGFRKDQITIILNGDSLLLKGAADTFPNGISVLQRERFHGSFERRIKLPVPADKQKFAAKFDNGILQISYERFFMEGEIVEIE, encoded by the coding sequence ATGGATTCAAATAAATTCAAGCAATGGATGGATTTTGCCCAGCAAATGTACGGCCAGGATTTCTGGAATAATGTCATGAACAGCAGCCAGGCAGGTGAATTTATGAATGACATCCATCGGAAAGGTCCTTTTCAGAGTCAAGAGAAAAAACCTGAATTTCCACTCGTTGATATCATTCAAACGTCTACACATATTATCCTTTTAATCGATCTGCCAGGCTTTCGAAAAGATCAAATTACCATCATTCTTAATGGGGATTCCTTATTATTGAAAGGTGCTGCAGATACGTTCCCTAATGGGATTTCGGTTCTCCAGCGCGAAAGATTTCATGGTTCTTTTGAGCGAAGGATCAAACTGCCTGTGCCTGCTGATAAACAAAAATTTGCAGCCAAATTTGATAATGGCATTCTGCAGATTTCCTATGAGCGATTTTTCATGGAAGGAGAGATCGTTGAAATCGAATAA
- a CDS encoding endonuclease MutS2, translating into MNQQTFTVLDFEKIKQEAAQYALTDSGKKAIMDIYPVTNAKQIEGWLDEVTEAKQILAKSASVPIHGLEGIELIMKQLHKGVPLRPDALTKLYFFLDTCRKLKRFMKDKEFLAPRVSTYVYSLAEIPQVAEEIIRCIRNGMVDQNASKELNRIRKQIMILEERLKDKISQMVKSGKYKPYLQEAIVSERNGRYCLSVKKEHKGKIKGSILDASASGSTLFIEPDELAVYQEELSYLQTDESIECERILSYLTGLVEANEQELKIAVETMIHYDQLFAKAKYSLNIEGTSVKINQDHYIDLHEAKHPLLGKNAVPLTVEMGNEYDALVITGPNTGGKTVAIKTVGLLTLMVQSGFHIPVKEGSEVSIFQKILVDIGDGQSIEQNLSTFSSRIVNIIEVLKEANDHSLILIDEIGSGTDPSEGMGLATAILDELYRKGATILATTHYNEIKEFADQTDGFVNGSMEFDIETLKPTHRLLVGKGGDSQAFAIALRLGIHPAIISRAHNITYKEEKSYGENELNPNDKRELDKQLALNRYARRKKPAAALPKKEGEKNAPRYQMGDNVKITASDEFGIVYAGPDSKGDYIVQIRGEKHTINHKRFTLYISAAELYPADYDFSIIFDSKENRRIDKQMSKGHKEGLTIEHE; encoded by the coding sequence TTGAATCAACAAACATTTACAGTATTGGATTTCGAAAAAATCAAACAAGAGGCAGCACAATACGCCTTAACAGATTCCGGAAAAAAAGCCATCATGGATATTTATCCTGTAACAAATGCAAAGCAGATTGAAGGATGGCTGGACGAAGTGACAGAGGCTAAGCAAATCCTTGCCAAATCAGCCAGCGTCCCCATACATGGACTTGAAGGAATCGAACTGATCATGAAACAGCTTCACAAAGGAGTACCATTAAGGCCTGACGCGTTGACTAAGCTCTATTTCTTCCTTGATACATGCAGAAAGCTGAAAAGGTTTATGAAAGACAAAGAATTCTTGGCCCCACGGGTTTCTACGTACGTCTACTCGTTGGCAGAAATTCCTCAAGTAGCTGAAGAAATAATTCGCTGCATCCGAAACGGGATGGTGGACCAAAACGCCAGCAAGGAGCTAAACCGGATAAGGAAACAAATCATGATCTTGGAAGAAAGGCTGAAGGATAAAATCAGCCAAATGGTCAAGTCAGGCAAATACAAGCCATATTTGCAGGAAGCCATTGTCAGTGAAAGGAATGGACGCTACTGCCTGTCAGTTAAGAAAGAGCATAAAGGGAAAATCAAAGGGTCCATTTTGGATGCCTCGGCATCCGGCTCCACATTATTTATTGAACCGGACGAACTGGCAGTGTATCAGGAAGAGCTTTCCTATCTTCAAACCGATGAAAGCATTGAATGCGAAAGGATCCTCAGTTATTTAACAGGATTGGTTGAAGCCAATGAACAGGAGCTGAAAATTGCAGTTGAGACCATGATTCATTATGATCAATTATTCGCCAAAGCGAAATACAGTTTGAATATCGAGGGAACGAGCGTCAAGATCAATCAGGACCATTACATTGATTTACATGAGGCCAAGCATCCATTGCTTGGCAAGAATGCTGTGCCACTGACTGTGGAGATGGGGAATGAATATGACGCATTGGTAATCACAGGACCTAATACCGGTGGGAAAACAGTTGCGATTAAAACTGTCGGGCTTTTGACCTTAATGGTCCAGTCAGGTTTTCATATACCGGTAAAAGAAGGATCTGAGGTTTCCATTTTCCAGAAAATCCTGGTCGATATCGGGGATGGCCAAAGCATTGAACAAAATTTAAGCACCTTTAGTTCTAGAATCGTGAATATAATAGAAGTTTTAAAAGAAGCGAATGACCACAGTCTGATATTGATTGATGAGATTGGATCAGGAACCGATCCGAGCGAAGGGATGGGTCTAGCCACTGCAATCCTGGATGAATTATATCGGAAAGGAGCGACCATCCTTGCAACAACCCACTATAATGAAATAAAAGAGTTTGCAGACCAAACAGATGGGTTTGTTAACGGTTCGATGGAATTTGATATTGAAACATTGAAGCCTACACATCGGCTGCTCGTTGGAAAAGGGGGAGACAGCCAGGCTTTCGCCATTGCATTAAGGCTAGGTATCCACCCAGCCATCATCAGCCGTGCCCATAACATTACTTATAAAGAGGAAAAGTCATATGGGGAAAACGAACTGAATCCGAATGATAAAAGGGAACTGGATAAGCAGCTTGCACTCAATCGCTATGCAAGACGAAAGAAACCGGCAGCTGCACTTCCAAAGAAAGAGGGGGAGAAAAATGCTCCCCGATACCAAATGGGGGATAATGTGAAAATCACGGCTTCCGATGAATTTGGAATTGTATATGCAGGACCTGATTCTAAAGGAGACTATATTGTTCAAATACGCGGGGAAAAACATACCATCAATCATAAACGGTTTACACTGTATATTTCCGCTGCAGAACTTTATCCAGCTGATTACGATTTTTCCATCATTTTTGACAGCAAGGAGAATCGAAGGATCGATAAGCAAATGTCAAAAGGTCATAAAGAAGGTCTGACCATAGAACATGAATAG
- the pepF gene encoding oligoendopeptidase F translates to MEKTKQKRLERHEVPLEHTWDLSELFETEEDFHLESSAILNDLSKISRFKGKLQEGSSVLLACLAEYEEMWKRLIRVGTYASLRQSEDGTNPDNQANSAKISSLMSEANAAFSFITSEIIDFPEGKLEEFIKNEKGLEAYELTLHDILEDKPYQLSKETEEVLAALGHVHQAPYTIYQLSKLSDMQFDSFEDESGEEQPVSFALYEDRYELSPKTEERRTAFSSFTKTLRQYKNTFAATYATEVKKQVTLAKLRGYESVTHMLLHPQKVTTDMYNNQLDTILKELSPHMRRYAQLKKKILGLDTMKYCDLKAPLDSEYLPKTTFEEASEIILKALEVMGPEYSAIMEKALSERWVDLADNVGKSTGAFCSSPYIAHPYILITWTDTMRGAFVLAHELGHAGHFYLANKEQSLFNTRPSTYFIEAPSTMNEMLLAQHMLSTTEDKRMRNWIITQLLGTYYHNFVTHLLEGEFQRRIYKIAEEGGPLTAKTFCEQKADVLSTFWGDTVDIDEGASLTWMRQPHYYMGLYPYTYSAGLTASTAAAQLIQEEGQPAVDRWLEVLKAGGTKTPQELMKHAGVDMSTPEPIKKAVSYVGSLIDELENNYQ, encoded by the coding sequence ATGGAAAAAACAAAGCAAAAAAGATTGGAAAGACATGAGGTGCCTTTAGAACACACTTGGGATCTAAGTGAGTTGTTTGAAACAGAGGAAGATTTCCATCTTGAATCGTCTGCCATCCTTAATGATTTGTCCAAGATTTCACGCTTCAAAGGAAAATTGCAGGAGGGCTCATCTGTGCTGTTAGCTTGTTTAGCAGAGTATGAGGAAATGTGGAAGCGATTGATCCGTGTTGGAACATATGCTAGCCTCAGACAATCTGAGGATGGAACAAATCCGGACAACCAGGCAAATTCCGCTAAGATTTCCTCCCTCATGTCAGAAGCAAATGCTGCCTTTTCATTTATCACATCTGAAATCATTGATTTTCCTGAAGGGAAATTAGAAGAATTTATTAAAAATGAAAAGGGTTTGGAAGCTTATGAACTGACATTGCATGATATTCTAGAAGATAAACCATATCAGCTTTCAAAAGAAACCGAGGAAGTACTTGCTGCCCTAGGACACGTACATCAAGCACCATATACCATTTATCAGCTCAGTAAACTGTCGGATATGCAATTTGATTCATTTGAGGATGAATCCGGTGAAGAACAGCCTGTTTCCTTTGCCCTTTATGAAGATCGTTATGAACTATCACCAAAAACTGAAGAGCGCAGGACAGCTTTCTCTTCATTTACGAAAACATTGAGACAATATAAAAATACTTTTGCTGCTACATATGCCACTGAAGTGAAAAAACAAGTGACACTTGCTAAATTACGCGGGTACGAATCCGTGACACACATGCTTTTGCATCCTCAAAAAGTAACCACGGATATGTATAATAACCAGCTCGATACTATTTTAAAAGAGCTATCTCCTCACATGCGGAGATATGCCCAACTGAAAAAGAAAATCTTAGGTTTGGATACCATGAAGTACTGTGATTTGAAGGCACCGCTTGATTCTGAATATCTTCCTAAAACGACTTTTGAAGAAGCATCCGAAATCATTTTAAAAGCACTCGAAGTCATGGGCCCTGAATATTCTGCGATTATGGAAAAAGCTCTATCGGAAAGATGGGTCGACTTGGCAGACAACGTCGGAAAATCAACTGGAGCTTTTTGTTCAAGTCCGTATATAGCCCATCCATACATTTTGATTACATGGACTGATACGATGAGGGGAGCTTTCGTGCTTGCCCATGAACTTGGCCATGCGGGTCATTTTTATTTAGCCAATAAAGAACAAAGCCTGTTCAATACCAGACCGTCTACCTACTTTATAGAAGCTCCTTCTACCATGAATGAAATGCTTCTGGCACAGCATATGCTCTCCACAACAGAAGATAAGCGAATGAGGAACTGGATCATCACTCAGCTGCTTGGCACGTACTACCACAATTTTGTCACTCATTTATTGGAAGGTGAATTTCAGCGCAGAATATACAAGATTGCAGAAGAAGGCGGCCCGCTGACAGCAAAAACATTCTGCGAACAAAAAGCCGATGTCTTGTCAACGTTTTGGGGGGATACTGTAGACATCGATGAAGGGGCAAGTTTGACCTGGATGAGGCAGCCTCACTATTATATGGGCCTTTACCCTTATACCTATTCTGCTGGATTAACAGCTTCCACCGCTGCTGCCCAGCTGATTCAGGAAGAAGGCCAGCCGGCTGTAGATAGATGGCTTGAAGTCTTGAAGGCAGGCGGCACTAAGACGCCTCAAGAATTGATGAAGCATGCCGGGGTTGACATGAGTACACCTGAACCGATCAAAAAAGCTGTGAGCTATGTTGGTTCACTGATCGATGAATTAGAGAACAATTATCAATAA